In Thamnophis elegans isolate rThaEle1 chromosome 13, rThaEle1.pri, whole genome shotgun sequence, one DNA window encodes the following:
- the SELENOM gene encoding selenoprotein M encodes MGTPLLLLLGLLSAVVPLRAVQIDRSRLQWLARGKVESCGGUQLNRLPEVKAFINEDLPLYHNMDLKYLAGADPELILLNIKFEELQRIPLSNMSRDEINQLMQQLGFYRKETPDSPVPDAFQMAPANSLPPDVEAMKGKPGKQKKGAGGSDL; translated from the exons ATGGGGACgccgctgcttctgctgctggggCTGCTCTCGGCCGTGGTGCCGCTGCGCGCCGTGCAAATCGACCGGAGCCGCCTACAGTGGTTGGCCCGCGGGAAGGTGGAG AGCTGTGGTGGATGACAATTGAACCGCCTTCCAGAG gtGAAGGCCTTCATCAATGAAGACCTGCCTTTGTA CCACAACATGGACCTGAAATATTTGGCGGGGGCGGATCCCGAACTCATCCTGCTCAACATTAAGTTTGAAGAGCTCCAG AGAATCCCCTTGAGCAACATGTCCCGGGACGAGATAAACCAACTGATGCAACAATTGGGGTTCTACCGCAAAGAAACACCGGATTCCCCCGTTCCCGATGCCTTCCAGATGGCGCCCGCCAATTCGCTGCCCCCGGATGTGGAAGCAATGAAGGGCAAACCCGGGAAGCAGAAAAAGGGGGCGGGGGGCTCAGACCTATAG